One genomic region from Bactrocera tryoni isolate S06 chromosome 3, CSIRO_BtryS06_freeze2, whole genome shotgun sequence encodes:
- the LOC120771839 gene encoding enoyl-[acyl-carrier-protein] reductase, mitochondrial has protein sequence MFIKNLIQPTRYAFANLPKTFQFTRKMSVLVKSLKYSKHGEPVDVMEIVEGQLQDPKDNEVLVKVLAAPINPADINTIQGKYPVKPKFPAVGGNECVAEIIAIGKNVSKLTTGQHVIPFASGLGTWTTHAIFAEEQLMPVSSKIGLAEAATLTVNPCTAYRMLKDFVALQPGDCVIQNGANSAVGQAVHQLCRAWNIKSVGIVRDRPDIASLKEYLKSQGATEVLTEEEIRSSTLFKENHLPRPLLALNCVGGKSATEVSRHLADKGVMVTYGGMSREPVIAGTAALIFKDVSFRGFWMTRWSKENADSPERIQMFTELCELIEQGKFVAPVHEMVPLQKFKDAMAAVLDFKGFAGKKFILDMQN, from the exons atgttcattaaaaatttaattcaaccgACACGCTACGCGTTTGCAAATTTACCGAAAACTTTCCAATTTACACGTAAAATGAGTGTTCTAGTAAAGTCACTGAAGTATTCCAAACATGGCGAACCGGTTGATGTAATGGAAATTGTAGAAGGCCAACTACAGGACCCAAAAGATAATGAAGTATTGGTTAAAGTACTGGCCGCACCTATTAATCCGGCTGATATAAATACCATACAAG GTAAATATCCAGTTAAGCCAAAGTTTCCTGCTGTTGGTGGTAATGAATGCGTTGCAGAAATTATTGCCATTGGTAAGAATGTGTCAAAACTAACAACTGGTCAACATGTTATACCTTTTGCTTCGGGATTGGGTACTTGGACCACACATGCTATATTTGCCGAAGAACAACTAATGCCGgtttcatcgaaaattggacttgcTGAAGCTGCCACCCTTACTGTTAATCCTTGTACAGCTTATCGTATGTTAAAAGATTTTGTAGCCCTACAACCAGGTGATTGTGTTATACAGAACGGTGCGAATAGTGCTGTAGGTCAAGCTGTTCATCAATTGTGTAGGGCATGGAATATAAAATCCGTTGGCATTGTACGCGACCGTCCAGATATAGCGTCtttaaaagaatatttaaaatcaCAAGGTGCTACAGAAGTATTAACAGAGGAAGAAATTCGTTCTAGCACGCTCTTTAAAGAAAATCATTTGCCACGGCCACTTTTAGCTTTGAATTGTGTTGGTGGTAAGAGTGCAACTGAGGTGTCGCGTCATTTGGCCGACAAGGGTGTAATGGTTACTTACGGCGGTATGTCGCGAGAACCAGTAATTGCGGGTACAGCTGCGCTGATTTTCAAGGATGTATCATTTCGTGGCTTCTGGATGACACGCTGGAGTAAAGAAAACGCTGACTCACCCGAACGTATACAAATGTTTACAGAATTGTGTGAATTGATCGAACAAGGCAAATTCGTGGCACCAGTTCATGAGATGGTGCCGTTGCAAAAATTTAAGGATGCCATGGCTGCTGTTCTGGATTTCAAAGGTTTCGCtggaaagaaatttatattagATATGCAAAACTAA
- the LOC120771840 gene encoding proteasome subunit beta type-6-like translates to MDFSQDYGIHDNAVSTGTTIMAVEFDGGVVIGADSRTSTGLFVANRVTDKLTRITDKIYCCRSGSAADTQAIADIVAYSLNYHENQTGQDPLVAEAASEFRNYCYNYRDSLLAGIIVAGWDKRNGGQVYSIPLGGMLKRESVTIGGSGSSYIYGYVREAYRPQMNKEDCVAFVVKAVKHAIYHDGSSGGVVRIGIITEDGIERRVFFNTESGNPVEIGN, encoded by the coding sequence ATGGATTTCTCACAGGATTATGGTATCCACGACAATGCCGTCAGCACAGGCACCACTATTATGGCAGTTGAATTCGATGGCGGTGTAGTGATCGGAGCAGATTCACGTACCAGCACTGGTCTCTTTGTGGCCAATCGTGTCACAGACAAGTTGACTCGGATTACCGATAAAATATATTGTTGCCGCAGTGGTTCCGCAGCAGACACGCAAGCCATCGCTGATATTGTGGCTTATTCGTTAAACTACCATGAAAACCAGACTGGCCAAGATCCATTGGTAGCAGAGGCGGCATCAGAATTCCGAAATTATTGTTACAACTATCGTGATAGTTTGCTGGCGGGCATTATCGTGGCTGGCTGGGATAAACGTAACGGCGGTCAAGTGTATTCTATACCATTAGGTGGCATGTTAAAGCGCGAGTCGGTAACCATCGGTGGTTCAGGTTCGAGCTATATTTATGGTTACGTTCGTGAAGCTTATCGCCCGCAGATGAATAAGGAAGATTGCGTTGCATTTGTGGTTAAAGCTGTGAAACATGCTATCTACCATGATGGTAGTTCCGGTGGTGTGGTACGAATTGGTATTATCACAGAAGACGGCATCGAAAGGAGAGTGTTCTTTAATACAGAGTCCGGAAATCCTGTTGAAATAGGCAACTAA
- the LOC120770581 gene encoding uncharacterized protein LOC120770581 translates to MASLSQQCNPRANVFLMVNLGCEMLYVIDQRLKAQQICEEKSTQVIHDVTVVLLEPKFLDSLIVGSTHHNSQLLTVDHCKYMLNDIATSSIMRLDKSSMDKLWNLMTMIYKWQLFNSKHPQHLLDITFRHLDAICRLRPDAQRTMLVDFTKNVLLDFWNVLSDDGQWGVYQTNKAWLQCFNTKISLLIRLGFQNLDGTFVRAVEASYYKEFVESIGENVYVKSVEIAEAQRQENSSSTRATTKQHADPLAELFNLPQSDSEDLQPIDANNFQKQFEQNLQQCNILFFDLDVNEATTTISRGGDDTKEELYAVEKDIAAENDFVGAFGNSEILPDSSTMLSTTKRRAQGEFVQLPATYNRNAETGRAGALGLNRDLLDLYSQIL, encoded by the exons ATGGCGTCCTTGAGTCAGCAGTGCAACCCGCGCGCCAATGTCTTTCTAATGGTCAATTTGGGCTGTGAAATGCTCTATGTGATTGATCAACGCCTGAAGGCGCAacaaatttgcgaggaaaagtCAACTCAAG TTATTCACGATGTTACCGTTGTATTACTCGAGCCAAAGTTCCTCGATTCCCTGATTGTCGGCTCGACACACCACAATTCGCAATTACTTACCGTCGATCATTGTAAATACATGCTCAATGATATTGCCACCTCATCAATCATGCGTCTCGACAAAAGTTCGATGGACAAATTATGGAATCTCATGACAATGATCTACAAATGGCAACTTTTCAACTCGAAACATCCACAACATTTACTCGATATAACTTTCAGACACTTGGACGCGATTTGTCGCCTGCGACCCGATGCACAACGCACAATGTTGGTCGATTTCACCAAGAATGTGCTGCTCGATTTCTGGAATGTCTTGAGCGATGACGGTCAATGGGGCGTCTATCAAACGAACAAAGCGTGGCTACAATGTTTCAATACGAAAATATCATTACTCATACGCCTCGGTTTCCAAAATTTGGATGGCACTTTTGTGCGTGCCGTAGAGGCCAGCTATTATAAGGAATTCGTTGAGAGCATCGGTGAGAATGTGTATGTGAAGAGTGTTGAAATTGCCGAAGCACAGCGTCAAGAGAACAGCAGCAGCACGCGTGCGACGACGAAGCAACACGCTGATCCGCTGGCGGAACTTTTTAATTTGCCGCAATCGGATAGCGAAGATCTACAACCGATcgatgcaaataattttcaaaagcaaTTCGAACAGAATTTGCAACAgtgcaatattttattcttcGATTTGGATGTGAATGAAGCGACGACAACAATCAGTAGAGGCGGAGACGACACTAAAGAGGAGCTGTATGCGGTTGAGAAAGATATAGCAGCGGAGAATGACTTCGTTGGCGCTTTTGGTAATAGTGAGATATTACCCGATTCCTCGACGATGTTGTCGACGACAAAGCGGCGAGCGCAAGGCGAGTTCGTGCAATTACCGGCGACGTATAACCGTAATGCGGAAACTGGGCGCGCCGGCGCTTTGGGTCTAAATCGGGATTTGCTTGATTTATATAGTCAAATACTTTAG